A part of Toxotes jaculatrix isolate fToxJac2 chromosome 24, fToxJac2.pri, whole genome shotgun sequence genomic DNA contains:
- the LOC121178231 gene encoding cyclic nucleotide-gated cation channel beta-1-like, with product MPGRAGRTPAEERGCPKSLQHGVLVNVVFVSVVGAARLAPSTWPARRKVSAKGGQAEEEVRERRGEGRHRAADREKRRRSAADREQRRATGRRGERVRPTGRRGERVRPTGSRGEGGDRVRPTGRRGEGEEESECGRPGEEEREEIECGRQGEVESECGRQGEEESECGRPGEEEREEIECGRQGEVEIECGRQGEEESECGRQGEEESECGRQGEEESECGRQGEEATMWRSRGGRRRAWPTVCWRRTISVG from the exons ATGCCTGGTAGAGCT GGGAGGACGCCAGCGGAGGAGCGAGGGTGTCCCAAGAGTTTGCAGCACGGTGTCTTAGTCAACGTTGTCTTTGTTTCCGTTGTAGGCGCGGCACGTCTCGCTCCCTCTACCTGGCCTGCGCGTCGGAAGGTGTCGGCCAAGGGGGGCCAAGCAGAAGAGGAGGTGCGAGAGAGACGAGGAGAAGGACGACACAGAGCGGCCGACAGGGAGAAGAGGCGACGGAGTGCGGCCGACAGGGAGCAGAGGCGGGcgacagggagaagaggagagcgagTGCGGCCgacag ggagaagaggagagcgagTGCGGCCgacagggagcagaggagagggaggagatcGAGTGCGGCcgacagggagaagaggagagggagaagaggagagcgagTGCGGCCGAccgggagaagaggagagggaggagatcGAGTGCGGCCGACAGGGAGAAGTGGAGAGCGAGTGCGGCcgacagggagaagaggagagcgagTGCGGCCGAccgggagaagaggagagggaggagatcGAGTGCGGCCGACAGGGAGAAGTGGAGATCGAGTGCGGCcgacagggagaagaggagagcgagTGCGGGcgacagggagaagaggagagcgagTGCGGCcgacagggagaagaggagagcgagTGCGGCCGACAGGGAGAAGAGGCgacgatgtggaggagcagaggaggacgGCGGCGTGCATGGCCAACAGTTTGCTGGCGGCGAACCATCAGCGTTGGATGA